Proteins from a single region of Besnoitia besnoiti strain Bb-Ger1 chromosome Unknown contig00019, whole genome shotgun sequence:
- a CDS encoding putative integral membrane protein, GNS1/SUR4 family protein (encoded by transcript BESB_033180), which yields MEYQESDVMDLDRRPLGELSTYPVKSALNLDEEYPILRSLYTDFETTYKAGPCLVWTIGRYYVAPTAVTLYLLFCYFGTKWMKNRPAYDLRRPLKYWNLLLAVFSFMGMSRVVPHLFEILRRWGFEVSICSPPVYTYGHGACGLWVFLFIYSKYFELLDTVFIILRKRPLNFLHWYHHATVLLYTWDGYCVEQPAGIYFIAMNYSVHAVMYFYYFLAAQLQRPLSWGIFVTIAQISQMFVGVGVTCASLYYAFAYPLENKWTVAQFTDPLSHGQYINSHNLFYGLLMYSTYLYLFAEYFIKRYVSGSSSHKKIQARKAE from the exons ATGGAGTACCAGGAATCGGATGTCATGGACTTAGACAGGCGGCCCCTGGGCGAGCTCAGCACGTATCCGGTGAAGTCCGCGCTGAATCTCGACGAGGAGTACCCTATCCTCCGGTCCCTTTACACAGACTT CGAAACCACATACAAAGCAGGTCCCTGCCTTGTCTGGACGATCGGCCGCTACTACGTTGCCCCCACTGCAGTTACCCTGTACCTTCTTTTCTGCTACTTCGGCACGAAATGGATGAAGAACAGGCCGGCGTATGACCTGCGACGGCCCCTGAAGTACTGGAACTTGTTGCTCGCCGTCTTCAGTTTTATGGGCATG AGCCGAGTCGTTCCCCACCTGTTTGAGATTCTGCGCCGCTGGGGCTTTGAAGTTTCCATCTGCTCGCCGCCAGTCTACACGTACGGCCACGGCGCGTGTGGCCTGTGGGTGTTTCTCTTTATCTACTCGAAGTACTTTGAGCTCCTGGACACTGTCTTCATTATCCTGCGCAAGCGGCCTCTGAATTTCCTGCACTGGTACCACCACGCGACAGTGCTGCTGTACACGTGGGACGGCTACTGTGTGGAGCAGCCCGCCGGCATCTACTTCATCGCGATGAACTACAGCGTGCACGCCGTCATGTATTTCTACTActtcctcgctgcgcagTTGCAGCGCCCGCTGTCTTGGGGTATATTTGTCACCATCGCCCAGATTTCGCAAATGTTTGTCGGGGTTGGCGTgacctgcgcctcgctgtaTTACGCTTTCGCGTACCCTCTCGAGAACAAGTGGACAGTTGCGCAGTTCACAGATCCGCTGTCACACGGGCAATACATCAACTCGCACAACCTGTTCTACGGTCTCCTTATGTACTCGACGTACCTGTATCTGTTCGCGGAGTACTTCATCAAGCGCTACGTGTCCGGCTCTTCCTCGCACAAGAAGATTCAGGCGAGAAAAGCTGAGTAG
- a CDS encoding ribosomal protein RPS12 (encoded by transcript BESB_033190) translates to MSDVESVADEVVAPVEEEEEVKDLMTAIRRVLKNALIHDGLVRGLHEVAKALDAKKAQVCFLSEGCSEPAYKKLVQGLCKEHGIPLLDVTDSKELGEWAGLCKVDKDGTARKVVGASCVCVTDFGEESEALTFLQNHIKTLAN, encoded by the exons ATGTCTGACGTCGAGAGCGTTGCCGACGAGGTTGTGGCCCCcgtggaggaggaagaagaagtcAAGGATTTGATGACTGCCATCCGCAGG GTGTTGAAGAACGCTCTGATCCACGATGGCCTGGTCCGCGGCTTGCACGAAGTTGCAAAAGCCTTGGACGCCAAGAAGGCTCAGGTTTGCTTCCTGTCCGAGGGCTGCTCGGAACCTGCTTACAAGAAGCTCGTCCAGGGTCTGTGCAAGGAGCACGGAATCCCTCTCCTTGATGTTACCGATAGCAAGGAGCTCGGCGAGTGGGCAGGACTCTGCAAAGTCGACAAGGACGGCACCGCCCGCAAGGTCGTGGGTGCttcctgcgtgtgcgtcaCTGACttcggcgaggagagcgaggctcTCACCTTCCTTCAGAACCACATCAAGACTCTGGCTAACTAA